Proteins co-encoded in one Callospermophilus lateralis isolate mCalLat2 chromosome 2, mCalLat2.hap1, whole genome shotgun sequence genomic window:
- the Ostf1 gene encoding osteoclast-stimulating factor 1 — protein sequence MSKPPPKPVKPGQVRVFRALYTFEPRTPDELYFEEGDIIYITDMSDTNWWKGTCKGRTGLIPSNYVAEQAESIDNPLHEAAKRGNLSWLRECLDNRVGVNGLDKAGSTALYWACHGGHKDIVEVLFTQPNIELNQQNKLGDTALHAAAWKGYADIVQLLLAKGARTDLRNNEKKLALDMATNAACASLLKKKQGTDALRTLSNAEDYLDDEDSD from the exons ggCAAGTTAGAGTCTTCAGAGCTCTGTATACCTTTGAACCCAGAACT ccAGATGAATTGTACTTTGAGGAAGGCGACATTATCTACATCACTGACATG AGTGATACCAACTGGTGGAAAGGAACCTGCAAAGGCAGGACTGGGCTAATTCCAAGCAACTATG TGGCTGAGCAGGCAGAGTCCATTGACAATCCACTTCATGAAGCTGCAAAAAGAG GCAACTTGAGCTGGTTGAGAGAGTGTTTGGACAACCGAGTGGGTGTTAACGGCTTAGACAAGGCTGGAAGCACCGCCTTATACTGGGCTTGTCATGGTGGCCATAAAG atatagTGGAAGTGCTATTTACTCAGCCAAATATTGAACTGAACCAACAG AACAAGTTGGGAGACACGGCTTTGCACGCTGCTGCCTGGAAGGGTTATGCAGACATTGTCCAGCTGCTTCTGGCAAAAG GTGCTAGAACAGACTTAAGAAACAATGAGAAGAAGCTGGCCTTGGACATGGCTACTAATGCTGCCTGTGCATCTCTCCTGAAAAAGAAACAGGGAACAG ATGCACTTCGAACATTAAGCAACGCTGAGGACTATCTTGATGATGAAGACTCAGATTAA